The proteins below are encoded in one region of Gambusia affinis linkage group LG07, SWU_Gaff_1.0, whole genome shotgun sequence:
- the LOC122833989 gene encoding insulin-like growth factor-binding protein 3, translating into MESLQIKMLLYVNILILLVREVALSSILTTPSRGCPTCTGKPVGLNVASLAPGEPCGVYTLSCAPGLRCEAPQEEPRPLRALLEGRGVCSNVSSTTPTPQVYPAEPAPTEEPNEAPCRKLLMKVVQGLDAHLFKSHQNIYVPNCDKSGFYKRKQCWSSLGKQRGKCWCVDENGLHVPPKTKQQGNVIC; encoded by the exons ATGGAAAGCCTTCAAATTAAGATGCTGCTGTATGTAAACATCTTGATACTGCTCGTCCGAGAGGTCGCTTTGTCGAGCATCCTGACCACGCCATCAAGAGGATGTCCAACCTGCACAGGAAAGCCTGTGGGATTGAACGTGGCCTCTCTGGCTCCTGGGGAGCCGTGCGGCGTCTACACTCTGAGCTGTGCTCCAGGTCTGCGCTGTGAAGCTCCACAGGAAGAGCCGAGGCCCCTGCGTGCCCTGCTGGAGGGCAGAGGAGTCTGCAGCAATGTCAGCAGCACCACACCGACTCCACAGGTCTACCCTGCAG AACCGGCGCCAACTGAGGAGCCCAATGAG GCTCCCTGTCGCAAACTTCTAATGAAAGTCGTCCAAGGTCTTGATGCCCATTTATTTAAGTCCCATCAAAATATCTACGTACCCAACTGTGATAAAAGCGGTTTCTACAAAAGGAAGCAG TGCTGGTCGTCTCTGGGGAAGCAACGTGGAAAGTGTTGGTGTGTGGACGAGAACGGCCTCCACGTCCCACCGAAGACTAAACAACAGGGCAACGTGATTTGCTGA